The Sphaerospermopsis torques-reginae ITEP-024 genome has a window encoding:
- a CDS encoding bifunctional serine/threonine-protein kinase/ABC transporter substrate-binding protein, whose product MAYCINPDCSRRKNPDNCAVCQNCQTPLILQNRYLIKHPLQAEQDNYTRYTEVFEIQDLLNPDQLKVLKSLKEVSPELERLFEQEASILISLRHPGLPVGEVIFPLVLNTNRQLRCFVMEKIPGQDLQTWLSKNKYLTSYKIALNWLIQITEILQFVHEQKLFHRDIKPANIMLRPDGKLVLIDFGTARKLTQTIVNGKQVTVIHSIGYTAPEQRDGYAVLQSDFYALGRTLIYLLTGIDPASDNYQDLRNWSKYITDPKTPRKLITLIQTMTVADYKQRPKNAQVILEQITQLEKHPHLQWQKLLLTTTCGVLLLIGGKQIYQEITMPRTCDQILYDHLSCGEESLIPSSFWGNGQPPPAKQLAIEKYRQQNFAKAVILFQDAFNQEADAETLIYLNNTKIQIQFPANKIYTIAVAVSLERSTAMGLQILRGVAQAQTEALEKGQPLRIIIADDSNRQNSKSKIVNTARKVAQRLVKYRDLLAVVGHYTSDTTKQTLPIYSKAKLVLVSPTATSHNLKGPFFFRTVSSTAVAGSRMATYVFSELKQRKAAVFYSEGSEYAESLASQFRASAKSLSGHVIDHQPAFNLASNKFDAKIALNQAQRQKATAIVLIPDAGVGLRDSIQKALEVIQSNVNQSWIIAGNSLYNPDLLTSYQITSSPGIKRTVWAIPWHPMNEINSPFAQQAQTLWKITNFPTNTEITWRSVNSYDAVLVLSKALEQNPTRKGIQQVLTSSNFSVAGATGVVRFVGSEPNNGKITMVKLQPNCHSSRFVFIVPKNIDKYLMPFICRE is encoded by the coding sequence ATGGCTTATTGCATCAATCCCGATTGTTCACGGCGCAAAAATCCTGATAATTGTGCCGTATGTCAAAACTGTCAAACGCCGCTGATACTACAAAATCGCTATTTAATTAAACATCCCTTGCAAGCTGAACAAGATAACTATACAAGGTATACAGAAGTATTTGAAATTCAAGATTTACTTAACCCAGATCAGCTTAAAGTTCTCAAGTCTCTCAAGGAAGTCTCACCAGAACTAGAGCGACTCTTTGAGCAAGAAGCATCAATTCTGATCAGTTTACGACATCCTGGGTTACCTGTTGGTGAAGTGATATTTCCGCTTGTTTTAAATACAAATCGCCAATTACGCTGTTTTGTCATGGAGAAAATACCAGGACAAGATTTACAAACTTGGCTATCTAAAAATAAATATTTAACATCTTATAAAATAGCATTAAATTGGCTGATCCAAATAACGGAGATTTTGCAATTCGTTCATGAGCAGAAGTTGTTCCATCGGGATATTAAACCTGCAAATATTATGCTTCGTCCTGATGGCAAATTAGTGTTAATTGATTTTGGGACTGCACGGAAATTAACCCAAACTATTGTTAACGGTAAGCAGGTGACAGTTATTCATTCCATTGGTTACACTGCTCCAGAACAACGTGACGGTTACGCTGTTTTACAATCAGATTTTTATGCACTGGGTCGGACTTTGATTTATTTACTGACTGGTATTGATCCAGCCAGCGATAACTATCAAGATTTACGTAATTGGTCTAAATATATCACAGACCCAAAAACTCCGAGAAAATTAATTACCCTAATTCAAACAATGACCGTTGCTGACTATAAGCAACGCCCAAAAAACGCGCAAGTTATTCTTGAGCAAATCACGCAGCTTGAAAAACATCCCCACCTGCAATGGCAAAAATTATTATTAACAACAACTTGTGGTGTTTTGCTGCTAATTGGTGGTAAACAAATATATCAAGAAATTACTATGCCTCGCACTTGTGACCAAATACTATACGATCATCTCAGTTGCGGCGAAGAAAGTCTGATTCCTAGTAGTTTTTGGGGAAATGGTCAGCCTCCACCAGCCAAACAATTAGCTATTGAAAAATATCGCCAGCAAAATTTTGCGAAGGCTGTGATTTTATTTCAAGACGCTTTCAATCAAGAAGCAGATGCAGAAACTTTAATCTACCTCAATAATACCAAAATTCAAATCCAATTCCCAGCCAATAAGATTTATACAATTGCCGTTGCAGTTTCCCTAGAACGTTCTACTGCTATGGGTCTACAAATACTCAGGGGTGTGGCTCAAGCTCAAACTGAGGCACTAGAAAAAGGTCAGCCTCTGCGAATTATCATTGCTGATGATAGTAATCGTCAAAATAGTAAAAGTAAAATCGTCAATACTGCCCGCAAAGTTGCCCAGCGTTTGGTAAAGTATCGTGATTTACTAGCTGTTGTTGGTCACTATACCAGCGACACCACTAAACAAACCTTGCCTATTTATAGCAAAGCAAAATTAGTGTTAGTTTCTCCTACTGCAACCTCCCATAATCTCAAAGGTCCCTTTTTTTTCCGGACCGTCTCTAGTACTGCCGTTGCCGGATCAAGAATGGCAACTTATGTATTTTCCGAACTAAAACAACGCAAAGCAGCGGTTTTTTATAGTGAAGGTAGTGAGTATGCTGAATCTCTAGCAAGTCAGTTCCGAGCATCAGCAAAGTCGTTATCTGGTCATGTGATTGACCACCAACCAGCTTTTAATCTCGCCAGCAATAAATTTGATGCCAAAATAGCATTAAATCAAGCCCAAAGGCAAAAAGCAACGGCAATTGTCCTGATTCCTGATGCTGGGGTGGGATTGCGTGATAGCATTCAAAAAGCCTTAGAAGTCATTCAATCAAACGTCAACCAATCTTGGATAATTGCAGGTAATAGTCTCTACAATCCTGATTTATTAACATCATATCAGATTACATCTTCACCAGGAATTAAACGCACAGTTTGGGCAATACCTTGGCATCCCATGAACGAAATTAACTCCCCGTTTGCACAGCAAGCTCAAACTCTGTGGAAAATCACTAATTTCCCCACCAACACAGAGATTACTTGGCGCAGTGTCAATAGCTATGATGCTGTGTTGGTATTAAGTAAAGCTTTAGAGCAAAACCCTACGCGGAAGGGTATTCAGCAAGTGTTGACTAGCTCCAACTTTTCCGTTGCAGGTGCGACTGGAGTGGTGCGTTTTGTTGGCAGCGAACCCAACAATGGGAAAATCACAATGGTGAAACTACAACCTAATTGTCATTCCAGTCGTTTTGTATTTATAGTTCCAAAAAACATAGACAAATATCTCATGCCTTTCATTTGCCGGGAATAA
- a CDS encoding tetratricopeptide repeat protein: MKRFISTAAATVTLVLSLSTQAISAVGKAHDQIKASPSTALDRQSSIIMELNSEQDEETYLNLGVFCLLFGNWQGAIENFDQAIRINPNVAEAYGIRGIARLQLGDVKGATEDLQKAADIFQHKGKIAEYQEVMNIIKEINNKSTDAVIS, encoded by the coding sequence ATGAAGCGTTTTATCTCAACTGCTGCTGCTACGGTTACGTTAGTCCTTTCGTTGTCTACACAAGCGATATCTGCTGTGGGAAAAGCCCACGATCAGATTAAAGCTTCTCCTAGTACGGCTTTAGACAGACAATCATCCATCATCATGGAGTTGAACTCTGAGCAAGATGAGGAAACATACCTCAATCTAGGTGTTTTCTGCTTGCTATTCGGAAACTGGCAAGGGGCAATTGAGAATTTCGACCAAGCTATACGTATTAATCCTAACGTTGCTGAAGCTTACGGCATCAGAGGTATTGCCCGTTTGCAATTAGGAGACGTGAAAGGTGCTACTGAGGATTTACAGAAAGCGGCTGATATCTTTCAACACAAAGGGAAAATAGCCGAGTACCAAGAGGTAATGAACATAATTAAAGAAATTAACAATAAATCAACTGATGCTGTCATCAGTTAG